In the Wyeomyia smithii strain HCP4-BCI-WySm-NY-G18 chromosome 2, ASM2978416v1, whole genome shotgun sequence genome, one interval contains:
- the LOC129722251 gene encoding uncharacterized protein LOC129722251, whose product MDIFVPIAICFAVFVLFSLCGMCCRRNRDQGAIIARPVVITSTQHHVGPYPVSQTGATATVVPTAVGPAVVQQFYPTQQPHAASFNTTVTVYPTQQPLYPTQGPPPMQQQQLQQMPMPMPGSAPPVMTMPSVPAQSTINPPSYNEAVSESYAKQAPYNPHFSGQ is encoded by the exons ATGGATATCTTTGTACCGATTGCGATCTGCTTTGCGGTGTTTGTATTGTTTTCCCTGTGCGGAATGTGCTGCAGGAGAAACCGTGACCAGGGTGCCATAATAGCGA GACCTGTTGTTATCACCTCGACCCAGCATCATGTAGGACCCTACCCAGTGTCGCAAACTGGTGCAACAGCGACCGTGGTACCTACAGCAGTGGGACCAGCTGTCGTACAACAGTTTTATCCCACTCAGCAGCCACACGCAGCTAG TTTCAACACAACCGTCACAGTTTATCCTACTCAGCAGCCGCTCTACCCCACTCAAGGCCCGCCACcgatgcagcagcagcagctccaGCAAATGCCAATGCCGATGCCCGGCAGCGCTCCGCCAGTAATGACAATGCCTTCGGTGCCGGCACAGTCGACGATTAATCCACCCAGCTACAACGAAGCCGTTTCCGAAAGTTACGCCAAACAGGCTCCCTACAATCCACACTTTTCCGGTCAGTAA